cttaaaaaaaattaactcaccttctcctcttgttcgcgtagttcccgatctcttctttacttctttaatgatgagctgtgggctaaaggacctttggtgacgtcagatcacatgctccaatcacatggtccatcaccacggtgatggagcatgtgatctgacgtcaccaaaggtccaggACACACAATGTTGTCAATTAggtcctcaattgatcacctactaagcattctgatttcagaatgctattattttcccttataaccatgttataagggaaaataataacatctacacaacaccgaacccaaacctgaacttctatgaagaagttcgggtctgggtaccacagtcggttttttatcacgcgcgtgcaaaacacattgcacccgcgcgataaaaactgaacatcggaactcaatcgcagtcaaaactgactgcaattgcattgctactcgcgcgggtttgccgcaatacaccgggacgcatccggacctaatccggacacgctcgtgtgaacccagccttatggaGTCAGCAGAGCATTGGTGAGTTTTATGTACAATGGACCACAGCCCTTGGCAACCCTGCTGTGTAACCTTACGTGGTCTCCACTTCGTGGCTATGGTTCCTAAATGTTTATAGTATGTAATAATACCACTCACCGTTGATGGTGGAACATCTAGGAGGAAAGAAATCTCACAAACTGACTTGTTGCAATGGTGGACTCCTATTAGAGGACCACGCtggaattcagtgagctctttagaacaacccattctttcacaaatgtttatGGCAGACAGCATTGCAAGGCGCTGGACTTTATATACGGTACCTGTGGAAATGGgacatactgtgtatatatatatatatatatatatataaacacaatatatatatatatatatatatatatatatatatatatatatataaaaaaatgtgctGGAAGTGTATGACAATTATTTCAACCAACTCTCCGCCCATAGAAGAATGGAAGAACTGATTTTCTTAACTTGGTTAAAAGCGAGCTTTTGCTCACACACAGCAGCAAATCTTAACAAGCAGTGCTGTTGTGTAAAGCATGGCGCTGTGCTTTGTATACCATAAAGAGGTACCAGCACTCACCTGTGactctttcaaacagctgatcagtgggggtgtaaGACCCTAATGGACTGGCCTCTCAGTTCACTGCTATGTTCAGTAGGACCAGCTGACAGTCTAATTTGTATggcgagctcctgactctcccgacAGATGATGTTGGAGAAGGATTGGGAGATTTAAATTTCAACGTCTGAACCTTTTGTTCTCCTAagagataagctgccaccagaggtgctggcagtggATTTCTACTCTCTTTCCAGTGAAAATACGTACATGCTTGGCTGTACCAAGCATGTGTGTGCATCAGAGCATCGGGATAGTCTTTGGCCGAACAAGCATTCAGCAGACATCTACTGAAAGTGTATAGGcaccttaaaggggtaatccaagacctataattaccccccccccccctcccatatgACTGGGCCCCTCGCACAGATAGTGCGGCACGACCGCCGCTGTGTCTCCCCATCgcccggatgaaaacatctggcatCAGGGAAGGGGGCAACCAATATCAGGCTGTGTCGGTAACAAGCCTCTCAAGCGTCACCTGGAACCAGATGAATActgcacaactccaggcacatttaagggaggcgagagccacccaagtgtcacgtcagaccattcaaaaccatttacatcaggggCATCTGCagtctagacgacctgcaagggtacctgcccACACCAggcatcatcgtcttgcatgggctagGGAGAATCTACccaggacgagggaccagtgggcctcagtgctgttcactgaggaaagtcgattcacactgagcagaaatgatggccgccaacgatgcATCAGCcattgttgtcaccagacgagcctttggtggtggtgttacagtgtggacagtctagtcaatacagaactgtcctacactttgtgaaaggtacagtgacaagcccatactacttgaataacatcattgtgCCTCTGAATGAACAACACAGGTCTAATTTCATCTTcaagccagctcatcgaggtcgcatcattagggaacggctgctggagagtgGGGTACCTCAGATAGAGTGGCCTGCacgttctccagacctgaatcccattgaaaacctatgcgaTCAGCTGAGTCGCGTGTAGagtctcgtaactctgtaccacaGAACCTCAATGATCTGAGGGGcgaccttcaagaagagtgggatgccatgcctcagcagacaataagtcgacttgagaTGTCTTGACATGAGATGTCGTTGTTAAGCTGTAATTGAtgatcaaggccacatgacaagttattgagacagtgACATTTTTGTGGAGCTATACCCACcattgttgttggcttttgtttcaataaattgtttgaggtgaggaaatcaccattgcatgcttctacttaaatgccctactttcatgatatatcaCTGTAGAGTGAACTTTCTAcgtttttccataaatttcaccagaaagccaaatttcccaaactttttgtgagtaatgtatattatttatttaatgtTGTGCCTGTGAAGAAAGCTTTTTAAGCAGGTCTGTAGTGTAATGGTAAATCTTCTCCCTGACATATAGAAGGTCTGGAGTGGAAAACCGGTCAAATCGTTTCTTTAGTAAAAGTTTATATGCTGGAAGAGGGCCCCCTCCCCCAACACATAGTCAACACAGCTTTGTTAGTATTCACTAGATTGAAGTGAAGGCTGCATTGGAAGGAGAGGCAGAGAAATGATGCTAAGCACTCCCCATAAGCCTTGCGCTGGGATGTAAACACAAGGTGAAGGTCACAGATCGCAATTATGTTGTAAGAGTAAAAATGCACTCAGAACCTCATCATCTGACTTATATAATTCAGTAAGGTTGACTGCTGGTGTTATTTATAGTTCCGTGtaaatggaaaacccctttaacccctaagAGTCCTTTTACATAGGCAGATTGTGCCTGTTACGAGAACAGATCAATGAAAACAGCATGGTGAACATCGCTCATTACATGTGTGTACTTGTGATACCTATCATTAGTATGGGACGATATAATCATTCATCCCCTTCATGTGTGCTGTCGAAAGATGATATTTAGTGCTGCACAAAAGTAAATACTTTTATTTCCCATGAAATaagaatcttttttttattttataactctCTATTGTGTTCTTCCTCTGTtactcctcctagaaatgtataatAATTCTCCTCCTGACAAATAAAATTGTTTTATCCGGAGACAAGAGAACACATCAGGAGAGCTGATGGGTCGTTTTTAACCCACTTGGGCTATTACAGTTAACCACAATGGTACAcattagggataagcgaatcgacttcggatgaaacatccgaatttgattcgcataaaactttgtttagaTACCGTACAGAGCAAgtactccatacagtataacttcaataacttcataaattaatttacaAGTAtccgagtctcacttccttctgggattcgcgtccccacctatgccTTGCTTGAACTTTTTTCAACggtattaactatgtaaagagTTAACACTAAAATCTCCTGCAGAGCTCATCAGACCCCCGCACATATCCTTCCTTTCTGCCTTGATTAATATCACCAAATATAGCATGAATTACCTAGATCGGCTTCTCCGCTACAGATAAGAGCATCTCTGCTGCCAAATGTCTCTTGTTTGTGTTGGCTGGAAAGTACCTGATAGAAAGCAGTGATCTTACAGCAGTAAGAGTAAGTCAAGAGGATGGAGGATGATCACCAGCAAGTACCGATATAGACcatactggtataacctgggcatctcctgtatataattatatatgtacagctggtatgtgttatacatcttcttgtatatagtgatatgggccatgctggcataacctgggcatcttccgtatataattgtatatgttatacatattcttgtatatagtgatatggaccattctggtataacctgggcatcttatctaaataattatatatgtacagctcacATAAATTTAACATGTTCCTGTATATCATGATGTGAAACATGCTGGTGTAACCCTTGCCCCTTAAAAGCTGAGCCACACCGAAAGACATGATACTTCATTTTTTGTTCTACTTCATGCAAAACAACAGAAACCTGTGACAGGTGCTGTACTGCCACCATGTGGTTAGGCTGGCACGTTGCAGGAAATGTTTCAAATGCTAGCAGACAGCCGCACGTCCTTTAAGACATCTGAGCGATGACAATAATACCAAGGGATCTACATTTCTTAACTTAAATCCTCTTAACATTTACAATACATTAAAGAGCTTGCATCAAGTGGAGACTAAAACCACAAGTCTTCTGCACTAGAAACCTCTGGTGCCATAACAACACTTTCGGCACTCTGTCAGCTCACCGTAAGCACAGGGTAAGCGAGGGGCCTCAATGAATCATATTTCTTCCTTCCTTTGAAGTGTATTGTGATTGGTTGCAGCTGACCAGAACATGGGAAGAAGTGTTATCATGGGGACGGAAAATTTAATGTCGACCTCTAATCAGTCTTATGGTGGTTTTCTTTCAAAGTGTTGATAACATCTTCCCCGCTCAAAATTGCAGCCTGAAGGAGGAGAATTGCATCTGGTTGGCAGCCGCTGGAAGTGAGGGTCCTTGATCTTCTTACTGGTGACTCAGCAATGCAGTGAAGAGGAAATAAGGAGCACAACGTGAGAGTACAAGACGACTTGGTCAAATCAAGGAAGACAAACCTTACAAGTAAAACCACAGGGTCCTGGTCAGATGAGGTCTTATAAATTACAAAACACAAAGACATATAAATGACAAAATGTTCCAACATAATTAAACCGATATCTTATCTAAACCCCTCAGTCCTAGGCAGCAAGCCACATATCACCAGGGGAATCAAAGCACCCGGAGACTGGGTAAATAAGGCAATGCTCGGCCCCGGGACCCCATGAGCGTTTACTAAAAATGATGCTTTATtcagatataaaataaaaaccaaaGCAATTAGTTTTCATTTTACACAGTGGATTTAAGGCAGTTTTATCTGTCCGCATGCTGAGGCCTCACCATCCCACAACAGTCACAAAGTCCCACAGAGGCAGCAAGGGATGGGGAGATAGAGACCGGGCAGGGCTGAGGTCCTCATACGTACTCGGGTGATCTGTACACAGGAGAGTGAAGTTGGCGGCCGCCAGGACACGTGTCATTGTATGTCAGCATTCTGGGGTCATTTTGACCACAAGGAAGAATATTGCAGAGCTTGATAGATGAAACCCGACGAGGTCAGAGAACATAAGTAAAAGACATCCAAACATCGTGATCCATCTGTCAGGGAAACAGGCCGTGATTAATACAGGGGAAGGTTTGATGGAGAGTCCCAGCACGTAACAGGCTGTTCTAGATCTGAAAtctctgtaaggctgagttcacacgggcgagtattccgcacgggtgcaatgcgggacttgaacgcattgcacccgcactgaatctggacccattcatttctatggggctgtgcacatgagctgtgattttcacgcatcacttatgcgttgcgtgaaaatcgcagcatgctctatattgtgcgttatataagtgaatggggctgcgtgaaaatcgcaagcatctgcaagcaagtgcggatgcggtgcgtattattttcccttataacatggttataagggaaaataatagcattctgaattacagaatgcataatacaatagcgctggaggggttaaaaaaaataaaaaaatttaactcaccttaatccacttgatcgcgcagctcagcatctcttctgtcttcatcttagctgtgcaggaaaaggacctgtggtgacgtcactccagtcatcacatgatccatcaccatggtaaaagatcatgtgacggaccatgtgatgaccggagtgatgtcaccacaggtccttttcctgcacacagctaagatgaagagataccgggctgcgcgagcaagtggattaaggcgagttaaattatttgatttttttaaaccctctagtgctattgtactatgcattctgtattcagaatgtattattttcccttataacatggttataagggaaaataatacaatctacagaacaccgatcccaagcatgccgatttttctcacgcaggtgcaacacattacaatgttttgcactcgcgcggaaaaatcgcgcatgttcccgcaacgcccgtgtgaactcagcctaactgtCATAGTACATTGCAGTCTATAGAAGACGTGCAGATATTATAGGCACACATGGAAACGCAGAATGCTTAGGCATCCACCTGACAAATgctttcaatgtggataaatgtaaaggtaTGGATCTGGGTGCAAATCTACCTGCAACATATGGCGAAACTTTTAGAGACATAGTGCCCAAACCGCAACCCAAAACCCATTCATCGCAAAGACAACCCcgttgatcagctgtatgaggagacggcgggCACAGTGCGCACTTGCCGTCTCCCGTATCTCTTCCAGTTCACCGGATAGACGGGACAcggcagtattaataatgccccattaatgTCTCCCAGTAAAACAatgtcccattagtgcccccctagtATTTTTTCCTCCattagtggctcccagtattaataataccaccATTAgacgatatgtccccattgtcttataggtgtgatgGTAATACTTTGAATCTGATTATACAACTACAAATAAAAATGATccgatttaaaaaaattttttttttataaaaatgggtCGAAGTACTGTCTATCTGAAGGgggctaatgtttttttttctttttttaaccttcCTTTTTGGAATCAAAATACTGATGGACTAATGTCAGCTGGGCTGCGGCCAGTCAATCAGAAATAAATAGAAAAACAAGTAAACACGTTAAAACTTACTATTTCTTATTCCGCGGTTTTAGCTCCTCAGCAGCATTACGCAGGAAGATGTAATTTTTCTTCTGTGGATTGTAGAACTCATGGCCCTGGGGGGGAAAGGAGGATTAATGACTGCTAAGTAGATGGGCACACTGGGCAGACAGCAAACAATGGGAGTACTCACCTTGGACCAGTCATAGCTGGAGGAATAGGCAAAGATGTTTCCGTTGTGGTTGAAACTGCAAGCAGAGATGGGCTGGTCCAGTTGCTCTGAAGTCTTCAGTTTTGTCCGAGCGTCCTTGTCCCAGAAGCTGAAGCGTCCATCAGAGCCGACCGTGGCCAAAGTGCCGTGTACCGGATGAAAGGCGATGCCGTTTACCTGACGGGAGAACGTTAGCTATCAACAGTGTACAGAAAAGTGACATTAGTCTGGCATCAACAGCATTCCTTCATCATGCTGGACATCGGTCGCAGGCTCCCTGATACCCTGGACCTCAACAGAAAGTCTAAAAGCAGAAAAGGTATGAATCGTGCACCCACCACCCTCACAACTACAGAATGGAAAATCCCAAATCTTACTGCATAAATGTCCTGAGGAGCTGCAGTGTTTGTCCCATTGGATCGATGACATTTGAATGTAAAGTTGTCTTTGGCTCTGAGGAAGAGACTTGAGTTACTGCGGTTAAGTGACCCACAATGCATTCTGCTCAGTCCTCACAGGTGGAATACTTACGGATTTGGGGGGTTGATGTAATGGATAGCGACTCTTCCTTCAATACTGCCCAAGGCAAAGCCGGTTGGCTTGTTCTGTTTGTCTTTAAATATGGCGACACATCGGTGCTGAAAAATGGAATAGACACAGAAGTCCCcaaattattatttaaaaaaggctttctgagattttaatactggtgagctgtcctcaggataggtcaccagtatctcatCAGTGGGGGGCTGACACCCACTATCCCTGCCATCCAGCAGACCTTGGGAGGGTAATACCAAAACATCAATCCATCCATCTCATAGGGCTTTAAATTTATTAAGATGTCTCATTTTCACATAAGTCCAATCTTAGAATAGTAATGATTAATAAAGCTCTGTTTAGTGGGCGGAATGGCCTGGATACAGTAACAAGCAATCGATTTTCACATCTGGAATAAGACCCTCTAAATACCCAAGTTAGTTATGtcatctcccacccggtccctaaTAATACACACTCCTTAGGGTTAAATGGGATGTCTGTTATAAATACGATCCGGATAATTCCAAAAACTTCTCTCCAATATGTCCTCAACTGCATACAGTCCCACACCATATGTAATAAGGTAGCTGGGACAAACCTGCATATGGGGCATGAGGAATCACTCCAAATCCCAATTTTATGCATAAAGAAGAGAGTCTTATGCACCCTGTGTATTGGTAAAAATTGTGACATGCGCTGAGCTTTGCACAATGAAAACTGAGGGATAAGGcgtcattttttataatgatagttgatggtatcgcactgcgacatgctgcgactgtcgcacaaaaatacaacttgaatggattttttgcaactgtcgcgtcgcagtgcgacaccattgactaggATTATAATAAATGTCACGCGACACAGGTtgcagtgtagccctagcctaaaggtaAGCATGTCAGACTATGTGTATCCTTTAAagggcagcagatttgtacctatgacactggctgacctgttacatgtgggcttggcagctgaaggcatctgcgttggtcccatgttcatatgtatccgcattgctgagaaaatgatgtttaaatatatgcaaatgagccagtttcataggtacaagtctGTTGACCGATGCCCTTAACCAGTTACCTAGTACAGAACCAATGGAGACTCattcacgtgactgctgcagctaattatcggcctcagcagtcacatctAAGCACTGAGGCCAGGGATCATCTGTAGCGGTCGCCAGATGGgaataatgtatttttttttttttttttataatttcttgctcttttcttgattttttttttttttttttaaatctcagaaGAACTAACAAGCTCTACATACACAGAAGATACCAGGCCACAAGCCACCACACTCATCACATTACCTGGTGTTTTAAGGGAGACTCAATCCTTCGGAACTCAGAGGGCTGGTTCTCTAGCTGGTAAACTATTAACCCTCTTTCTGCACTGGCTACAACGGCCATAGGATAGACCTGAGGAGAACACAAGAAATTAACAACTTGATGAGCACCATGGCTCAGTTCTAATAGACCTTACATACAGCAGACTATAGCATTTAGTGTACGGACGGAAAACAATAATCGCTCTTACCGgtgattgtttttcttgaaacctatgacagcacccatgtgactaggacctcccatccgggacaggagacctgaagagataaaatggttcacaccccccactacaaaaaaaaaaaaaaaaaaaaaactccagaggCGTGCCAACCACAAAGCAAGAAGGATTAAAGGACAGAACACAACATGATTAGTGGAAAGAGGAGAATCCATCAGGTAGTTCCTCCAAATTTCCAAGAAAAAGAGGCTCTATCTAAAcatattcattttatttattttttattagggaggGAAGTTtttggggtgccgtcatgggtttcaagaaaaacaaATTACCGTTAAGAGCAAttattgttttcccctcaccTATGACGGCACCCATGCGCGACTAAACTATAAACAAGACAAAAATTAGGGGGGGACGGACAGACGACTACAGCTTGTAGCACTTTCCTCCCAAAGGTCGCATCTAAGTCAAAATGCAGCATGTAATGTCTGAAAAAAGTATGGGGAGAGCTCCAGGTAGCGGCTCCACATATCTGGGCCAGAGAAGCATCTGCCCAAGAGGTCGCAATGGCCCTGGTAGAATGAGCCCCAAACCCCCTTGGAGGGGGCAGACTAAGGGAAGAATAGGCAAGAGAAATAAATGGCATTCTTTACCCATCTAGCAATAACGCTAGTGGAAACCTTGCGTCCCCCTACACTTTCCCTGATACTGGATTAGGAGATCATCTATCCTCCAAGGAGAAGTAGAatctaggttaaaaaaaaaaaagcagacacctCCTAACATCTAGGCAATGAAATGTTTCTTCTGACGGATTACCTGGATTTGGGCAAAAGGAGGGAAGAACCACATCCTGACTTCTGTGAAAATCTGAGACCACCTTCAGCTGGAAAGATGGAATTGGTCTGATGATAACtttatcttccaaaaaagtggtaTAGGGAGGGAAAGCAGAAAACGCTTGAATCTCAGAAACCCGTCTAGCAGAGGTTATTGCTAGAAGGAAGGCCATTTTAAAGTAGAACATTTTAATAGAAATCTCATTTAATGGTTCAAAAAGACTTGTGAGATAGGGCCGAAAGAACCGTATTCATATCCCAGGGATTAAGTAAGGATGTAACCTAGAGGCTGCTGACAAGAATCTTTAAAATCCACGGATGATCAACTAACCTATaatcaaaaaaataaacttaGGGCAGCTACCTGAACTTTTAGTGTGGAAGCTTTAAgattcctatctagccctgcttgcAAAAAATCTAGGATTCTTGGTATTTGTGGAGATTTAAAGGGATCTGGGGGGCTGTGACCTAAGAACGTAGAAAAAAATATtccaaatttttatatattttttagaggTAACTGCCTTACTACTTTTTAGCAAGGTGGAAACAACCTTGTCCGACAatccccttcctgaccagaccTCCCTTTCAAAATCCATGCCGAAAGCTGAAGAACTTCTAGGCTGGGATGAACTAGCGGACCCTGGTAAAGAAGGTTCTCTCTCAATGGTAGGGCCCACGGAGGCGGTACTGCCCCCCTCAGAAGATTTGAATACCAGGACTTCTTGG
This window of the Bufo bufo chromosome 6, aBufBuf1.1, whole genome shotgun sequence genome carries:
- the RAE1 gene encoding mRNA export factor isoform X2, with amino-acid sequence MSLFSSSGGFGAGGTGMFGGGTTADNHNPMKDIEVTSPPDDSIACLSFSPPTLPGNFLIAGSWANDVRCWEVQDNGQTIPKAQQMHTGPVLDVCWSDDGSKVFTASCDKTAKMWDLNSNQSLQIAQHDAPIKTVHWIKAPNYSCIMTGSWDKTLKFWDTRSPNPLMTLQLPERCYCADVVYPMAVVASAERGLIVYQLENQPSEFRRIESPLKHQHRCVAIFKDKQNKPTGFALGSIEGRVAIHYINPPNPAKDNFTFKCHRSNGTNTAAPQDIYAVNGIAFHPVHGTLATVGSDGRFSFWDKDARTKLKTSEQLDQPISACSFNHNGNIFAYSSSYDWSKGHEFYNPQKKNYIFLRNAAEELKPRNKK
- the RAE1 gene encoding mRNA export factor isoform X1; the protein is MSLFSSSGGFGAGGTGMFGGGTTADNHNPMKDIEVTSPPDDSIACLSFSPPTLPGNFLIAGSWANDVRCWEVQDNGQTIPKAQQMHTGPVLDVCWSDDGSKVFTASCDKTAKMWDLNSNQSLQIAQHDAPIKTVHWIKAPNYSCIMTGSWDKTLKFWDTRSPNPLMTLQLPERCYCADVVYPMAVVASAERGLIVYQLENQPSEFRRIESPLKHQHRCVAIFKDKQNKPTGFALGSIEGRVAIHYINPPNPAKDNFTFKCHRSNGTNTAAPQDIYAVNGIAFHPVHGTLATVGSDGRFSFWDKDARTKLKTSEQLDQPISACSFNHNGNIFAYSSSYDWSKGHEFYNPQKKNYIFLRNAAEELKPRNKK